The following coding sequences are from one Helicobacter sp. 12S02232-10 window:
- a CDS encoding phage baseplate assembly protein V, which yields MFGEISIYIAPIIEAKGNQIKVNICGTHTDFITYLSVSNAFKSCFTPPQVGENALIFHFKESDLFLCMGSIPKPNPDLSQDKEIITYADGTTLSYDTQSHTLEIQSEANITIHCKQANIQSDEVSIECKSADIKADSINLGDRGGGGVITTQSICPFTGAPHQQGSTKVKATL from the coding sequence GCTCCGATTATCGAAGCAAAGGGCAATCAAATCAAAGTGAATATCTGCGGGACTCACACCGATTTTATCACTTATTTAAGCGTTTCTAACGCTTTTAAATCCTGCTTCACACCGCCCCAAGTCGGTGAAAATGCTCTTATCTTTCATTTCAAAGAATCGGATTTATTTCTTTGTATGGGGTCAATCCCCAAACCCAATCCTGATTTATCTCAAGATAAAGAAATTATCACCTATGCCGATGGCACAACCCTGAGTTATGACACGCAATCCCATACCTTAGAAATTCAATCAGAAGCCAACATTACGATTCATTGCAAACAAGCAAACATTCAAAGCGATGAGGTCTCTATTGAGTGTAAGAGTGCCGACATTAAGGCAGACAGCATCAATCTAGGCGATAGGGGCGGAGGCGGGGTCATTACCACACAAAGCATTTGCCCTTTTACGGGCGCCCCCCATCAACAAGGATCCACTAAAGTAAAGGCGACATTATGA
- a CDS encoding GPW/gp25 family protein — protein MKTIQTPNYKLSINENLNRIFKTKKYSIPLNPNFGLSYDWIDKPLTPETRLAITEEVQEQIRLYEPRLNIQDIAVSFEENKLILTINSDYKVAI, from the coding sequence ATGAAAACAATCCAAACTCCAAATTACAAACTCTCCATTAATGAGAATTTAAATCGAATCTTTAAAACTAAAAAATATTCAATCCCACTTAATCCTAACTTTGGACTTAGCTACGACTGGATAGACAAGCCCCTGACCCCCGAAACAAGACTGGCGATTACTGAAGAAGTTCAAGAGCAAATTAGACTCTATGAACCCAGACTTAATATTCAAGATATTGCTGTGAGCTTTGAAGAGAATAAACTCATACTTACAATCAATTCAGACTATAAGGTCGCCATATGA